In a single window of the Paramisgurnus dabryanus chromosome 23, PD_genome_1.1, whole genome shotgun sequence genome:
- the tmem86a gene encoding lysoplasmalogenase TMEM86A, protein MVSPVTVVKSEGPKLVPFFKATCVYFVLWLPTSSPSWFSALIKCLPIFCLWVFLLAHGISFLGAHSSARKILAGLIFSALGDAFLIWQEQGYFSHGLLMFAITHILYSSAFGMKPLNFRAGLIISVITALSYSLLYPYLSGPFTYLVAVYTALIGFMGWRAIAGVQLANDLWTWTKLSACLGAVLFMVSDLTIAVNKFCFPVPHSRLIIMATYYAAQMLIALSAVECQDADVSWKRA, encoded by the exons ATGGTCTCGCCTGTCACTGTG GTCAAAAGTGAAGGCCCGAAGCTTGTGCCGTTCTTCAAAGCCACCTGCGTCTACTTTGTTCTGTGGCTGCCCACCTCGAGCCCCTCCTGGTTTAGTGCCCTCATCAAATGTCTGCCCATCTTTTGTCTCTGGGTTTTCCTGCTAGCCCATGGCATCAGCTTTTTAGGTGCCCACTCAAGTGCCAGGAAAATCCTGGCAGGACTTATATTTTCAGCTTTGGGTGACGCATTTCTCATCTGGCAAGAGCAAGGCTACTTTAGTCACG GACTGCTAATGTTCGCCATCACCCACATTCTCTACTCTTCGGCTTTCGGGATGAAGCCCCTAAACTTCAGAGCAGGTTTGATCATTTCCGTCATCACGGCCCTTAGTTACAGTCTCCTCTACCCCTACCTCTCCGGTCCTTTTACCTACTTGGTGGCCGTTTACACCGCCCTCATCGGATTCATGGGCTGGCGGGCCATCGCCGGCGTCCAGCTCGCCAACGACCTCTGGACCTGGACGAAACTTTCGGCGTGTCTGGGAGCCGTCCTCTTCATGGTGTCCGACCTCACCATTGCCGTCAACAAGTTCTGTTTCCCCGTGCCTCATTCCCGACTCATCATAATGGCGACCTACTACGCGGCACAGATGTTGATCGCTCTGTCAGCCGTTGAATGCCAAGATGCTGACGTGTCTTGGAAAAGAGCCTGA